The Halococcus salifodinae DSM 8989 genome includes a window with the following:
- a CDS encoding NAD-dependent epimerase/dehydratase family protein: protein MILVTGGAGFIGGHLAEAFIRDGYDVVTLDNLNSYYDVDIKRRNVECAREAAEEGTGSYELVEGDIRDADLVDDLVDDAEYVFHQAAQAGVRTSVENPRRVNDINVEGTLNVLDAARESPVERIVFASSSSVYGKPTSLPYEEDHPTTPISPYGVSKLAAENYVRVYGDLYDLPTVALRYFTVYGPRMRPNMAISNFVSRCMNDEPPIVYGDGTQTRDFTYADDIVRANTKLLETDAADGEVLNIGSTDNVSIATLAEVIRDEIAPDLDIEYGERQAGDAEHTHADVTKANDVIGYEPTEDIRSGVRKFIGWYQENREWYEPLVRSS, encoded by the coding sequence ATGATACTCGTCACCGGCGGTGCAGGATTTATCGGCGGCCATCTCGCCGAGGCGTTCATCCGCGACGGCTACGACGTCGTCACGCTCGACAACCTCAATTCGTACTACGACGTGGACATCAAACGTCGAAACGTCGAGTGTGCTCGCGAAGCCGCCGAAGAGGGTACAGGGAGCTACGAACTCGTCGAAGGTGACATTCGTGATGCCGACCTCGTCGACGACCTCGTCGACGATGCCGAATACGTCTTCCATCAAGCTGCACAGGCCGGCGTGCGAACTAGCGTTGAGAATCCCCGGCGGGTGAACGATATTAACGTCGAAGGAACGCTGAACGTGCTCGATGCGGCCCGCGAATCACCCGTTGAGCGGATCGTTTTCGCGAGCTCCTCGTCAGTCTACGGCAAGCCAACCAGTCTCCCTTACGAGGAAGACCATCCGACGACTCCGATCAGTCCCTACGGCGTCTCAAAACTCGCCGCCGAGAACTACGTCCGGGTATACGGCGATCTCTACGATCTCCCGACCGTCGCGCTCCGATACTTCACCGTTTACGGTCCACGGATGCGGCCGAACATGGCGATCAGTAACTTTGTTTCCCGTTGCATGAACGATGAACCGCCGATTGTCTACGGCGATGGTACGCAGACACGCGATTTTACCTATGCCGACGATATTGTCCGAGCGAACACGAAGCTGCTTGAGACCGACGCCGCCGACGGCGAAGTGTTGAACATCGGGAGCACAGATAATGTCTCTATCGCGACGCTCGCCGAGGTCATCCGGGACGAGATCGCCCCCGACCTCGACATCGAGTATGGCGAACGCCAAGCCGGTGATGCTGAACACACACATGCAGATGTAACGAAGGCGAACGATGTAATCGGATACGAACCCACGGAGGACATCCGTAGCGGTGTCCGGAAGTTTATTGGATGGTACCAAGAAAATCGCGAATGGTATGAGCCGCTTGTCCGTTCATCCTGA
- a CDS encoding UDP-N-acetyl glucosamine 2-epimerase — protein MDDITVYDDRLAKQMTASDFVLAVVTATKPDFYKQAPVVMAARRRGFPCFVLHTGQHHDDLLGHGLAEYDIDDSVAVDLGIRGGLSQKTAELMTRIESVAGHLEEEYPDTIVLPLVHGDTLAAGIVPQAWMFATNQRTAHNEAGLRGMSPSFDNQPEPAAFIDDQWEGEWSLNRTEPFPEQYDTFVGSAASLYHFAPTQLNREHLVREGYPKEVDGVDRIPVVGNSVVDAIEMKAAANLDESVFDVYPILEARDDWIRVDIHRRANLLPDRFRAIIDCVVRLVEAGYNVNFVELTATQTALENYGLRDRLLGLADEHENFLFTGLWKKHAHVYEFLRSGQCFAELTDSGSMQEELNHIDETFCLTARYNTDRPETVFDARTNLLVPPASGEAMYEMVEHVYETDSVRNQLSDGKAIYGENVGDAIIDFLQDRQEEEPFEWAHERLGFEGGEQDFAYL, from the coding sequence ATGGACGACATCACGGTCTACGACGACCGACTCGCCAAACAGATGACGGCCAGTGACTTCGTGCTGGCGGTCGTGACCGCAACCAAACCTGATTTCTATAAGCAAGCCCCGGTCGTCATGGCTGCGCGTCGTCGTGGTTTCCCGTGTTTCGTGTTGCACACTGGTCAGCACCACGACGATCTCCTCGGCCACGGTCTCGCCGAGTACGACATTGATGACAGCGTCGCTGTCGACCTCGGCATCCGTGGCGGCCTCTCACAGAAGACTGCGGAGCTGATGACGCGGATCGAGTCGGTTGCCGGCCACCTTGAGGAGGAGTATCCGGACACGATCGTCTTACCGCTTGTCCATGGTGACACGCTTGCTGCTGGTATCGTCCCGCAAGCGTGGATGTTCGCGACGAACCAGCGGACTGCTCACAACGAGGCCGGTCTGCGGGGAATGTCGCCGTCGTTTGACAACCAACCGGAGCCGGCGGCTTTCATCGACGACCAGTGGGAGGGCGAGTGGTCACTCAACCGTACCGAACCGTTTCCCGAACAGTACGATACGTTCGTCGGTTCCGCGGCTTCACTCTATCATTTCGCGCCAACACAACTGAACCGCGAGCATCTCGTCCGCGAGGGGTATCCGAAGGAAGTCGACGGTGTCGATCGTATCCCAGTGGTCGGCAATTCCGTGGTCGACGCGATCGAGATGAAAGCAGCCGCAAATCTCGACGAATCGGTGTTCGACGTGTATCCCATACTGGAGGCTCGTGATGACTGGATCCGTGTCGACATCCATCGGCGAGCAAATTTGTTGCCGGACCGATTCCGTGCTATCATTGATTGTGTTGTCCGTCTCGTTGAAGCCGGTTACAACGTCAATTTCGTCGAACTCACTGCGACACAGACAGCACTCGAAAACTACGGGCTCCGTGACCGTCTCCTAGGTCTCGCTGACGAGCACGAGAACTTCCTTTTCACCGGTCTTTGGAAGAAACACGCCCACGTCTACGAATTCCTCCGTTCGGGCCAGTGTTTCGCCGAACTCACCGACTCCGGGAGCATGCAAGAAGAACTGAACCACATCGACGAAACGTTCTGTCTCACGGCGCGATACAACACTGATCGCCCGGAAACGGTGTTCGATGCTCGGACGAATCTCCTCGTGCCACCGGCCAGTGGCGAAGCGATGTACGAGATGGTTGAACATGTGTACGAGACTGATTCGGTACGGAACCAGTTGTCCGATGGAAAGGCCATCTACGGCGAGAACGTCGGCGATGCGATCATCGACTTCCTCCAGGATCGACAGGAGGAGGAACCGTTCGAGTGGGCTCACGAGCGACTGGGATTCGAAGGTGGCGAGCAGGATTTCGCGTATCTTTGA